One Natator depressus isolate rNatDep1 chromosome 6, rNatDep2.hap1, whole genome shotgun sequence DNA window includes the following coding sequences:
- the VWCE gene encoding von Willebrand factor C and EGF domain-containing protein, translating into MLAGLLLGAACVSLVLPGSPGRAYPGRKKAPSFAADRHRVGPHVCLSGFGSGCCPGWMPSPASGQCTLPLCSFGCGSGWCIAPNVCSCRDGEQGITCPDPPSACGEYGCDLACNHGGCQEVARVCPLGFSMAETANGVRCTDIDECLSASCEGLCVNTEGGFVCECGPGMRLSADRHSCQDTDECLATPCQHRCKNSIGSYRCFCRPGYHLHSNQHSCLDVNECRRPSERRPCQHACHNTPGSFLCTCHPGYRLSGDRVSCEGFLKTIPAPSPILQSLQHPPTLLLLPPDSGGPLLAPRASPPSQAPAPSPRPPSLLTAPPHISPLLPAATAAPGAFSPLPPSLFQGAVLVPSPRPSASLLLALTTSPPPCWHQGALREHSSHWMEPGCLQCACEGGQVVCEAESCRIACSHPLPPKDRGCCPSCTGCWHEGVARAEGDVFSVADGNCTVCMCLAGNVSCISPECPPGPCPSPAQADCCSCQPATCDFHGRTYMHGAEFGLDGDNCTTCICRSGEVECSFAPCPELACPRQDWLLAPGQCCFSCQEPASVSGCFVDDNGVEFPIGQIWSPGDPCELCICQADGSVSCKRTDCLETCPHPIQIPGQCCPDCSAGCTYMGRIFYNNEIFPSALDPCLSCICLLGSVACSPVDCIIFCMYPFHPEGECCPVCYDCNYEGRKVVNGQTFIPEGEPCIHCTCQLGEVSCERRPCAQSCTEPSALPATCCPACQDAPVPRESSLGPVHMDDAEVGKSASRNPRENSMAQRRASDCRLCPSTPAPASSSPERQLLAGRNTLHWDAGPVNTAGPPPAGPRSFGYRTAPSGSSLHPIVLMETSGLGTAVPSPDQPPSLTPAGPRTALLTLTPLVPAPQKHSTVPSEGAEPPPHEKSTPTQPAA; encoded by the exons ATGTTGGCCGGGCTGCTCCTGGGGGCTGCCTGTGTGTCCCTGGTCCTCCCGGGCAGCCCGGGCAGAGCCTATCCCGGCAGGAAGAAGGCGCCCAGCTTTGCGGCGGACAG GCACCGTGTGGGGCCGCATGTTTGCCTCTCGGGCTTCGGGAGTGGATGCTGCCCCGGGTGGATGCCATCCCCAGCCAGCGGGCAGTGCACTCTGC CACTCTGCTCCTTCGGCTGTGGCAGTGGCTGGTGCATCGCCCCCAACGTCTGCTCCTGCCGGGACGGAGAGCAGGGCATCACCTGCCCAG ATCCGCCCAGTGCCTGCGGGGAGTACGGCTGTGACCTTGCCTGTAACCATGGTGGCTGCCAGGAGGTGGCCCGTGTCTGCCCGCTGGGTTTCTCCATGGCGGAGACGGCCAACGGCGTGCGCTGTACAG ACATCGACGAGTGCCTGAGCGCCTCCTGTGAGGGGCTGTGCGTCAACACCGAGGGAGGCTTTGTGTGTGAGTGTGGCCCAGGCATGCGGCTCTCCGCCGACCGGCACAGCTGCCAGG ATACAGACGAGTGTCTGGCCACCCCGTGCCAGCACCGGTGCAAGAACAGCATCGGCAGCTATCGGTGCTTCTGTCGCCCCGGCTACCACCTGCACAGCAACCAGCACTCCTGCCTGG ATGTCAATGAGTGCCGACGGCCCAGTGAGAGGCGCCCCTGCCAGCACGCCTGCCACAACACGCCAGGCAGCTTCCTGTGCACCTGCCACCCTGGCTACCGGCTCAGCGGGGACAGGGTGTCCTGTGAAG GTTTCCTGAAAACCATCCCGGCCCCGTCTCCCATCCTGCAgtccctgcagcaccccccaactctgctgctgctccctcccGACTCGGGGGGACCCCTGCTGGcccccagggcctcccctccttcccaagcccctgcccccagcccccggccccctTCCTTGCTGACTGCCCCACCACACATATCCCCCTTgctcccggctgccactgctGCCCCTGGTGCGTTCTCGCCACTGCCACCATCGCTGTTCCAAGGGGCAGTCCTGGTGCCCTCGCCTCGTCCTTCTGCTTCTCTGCTGCTCGCCCTCACCACCTCGCCTCCCCCTTGCTGGCACCAGGGGGCACTGCGGGAGCACAGCAGCCATTGGATGGAACCCGGGTGCCTGCAGTGTGCCTGCGAG GGGGGCCAAGTGGTGTGTGAGGCGGAGAGCTGCCGGATTGCCTGTTCTCACCCGCTGCCCCCGAAGGACAGGGGTTGCTGCCCCAGCTGCACAG GCTGTTGGCACGAGGGGGTCGCCCGGGCCGAGGGGGATGTGTTCTCTGTGGCTGACGGGAATTGCACAGTCTGCATGTGCCTG gccggCAATGTGTCCTGCATCTCCCCTGAGTGCCCTCcgggcccctgccccagccctgcccaggccgactgctgctcctgccagccag CCACGTGCGATTTCCACGGGCGCACATACATGCACGGTGCCGAATTCGGCTTGGATGGAGACAACTGTACCACCTGCATCTGCCGG AGTGGCGAGGTGGAGTGCTCCTTCGCACCCTGTCCCGAGCTGGCATGTCCCCGCCAGGActggctgctggccccggggCAGTGCTGCTTCTCCTGCCAGGAGCCTGCATCAGTATCAG GTTGCTTCGTGGATGACAATGGGGTAGAGTTTCCGATCGGACAGATCTGGTCTCCGGGTGATCCCTGTGAGTTATGCATCTGCCAG GCAGACGGCTCGGTGAGCTGCAAGAGGACAGACTGTTTGGAGACGTGTCCTCACCCCATTCAAATCCCTGGCCAGTGCTGCCCGGACTGCTCAGCAG GCTGCACCTACATGGGAAGGATCTTCTACAACAACGAAATCTTCCCTTCTGCCCTAGACCCCTGCCTCAGCTGCATCTGCCTG CTGGGCTCTGTGGCTTGCTCCCCTGTGGACTGTATCATCTTCTGTATGTATCCATTCCACCCGGAGGGAGAATGCTGCCCTGTCTGTTATG ATTGTAACTACGAAGGCAGGAAGGTGGTGAATGGACAGACGTTCATACCAGAGGGTGAGCCCTGCATTCACTGCACTTGCCAG CTGGGGGAGGTGAGCTGCGAGAGGAGGCCCTGTGCCCAGTCCTGCACTGAACCCTCGGCGCTTCCTGCCACCTGCTGCCCTGCCTGCCAAG ACGCCCCAGTCCCTCGGGAGAGCAGCCTTGGCCCTGTCCACATGGACGACGCAGAGGTTGGGAAATCCGCATCCCGCAATCCCAGAGAGAACTCCATGGCCCAGCGCAGGGCCAGTGACTGCCGCCTCTGCCCCAGTACCCCGGCTCCTGCTTCTTCCAGCCCAGAGCGCCAGCTCCTTGCAGGAAGGAACACGCTCCACTGGGATGCTGGGCCTGTGAACACGGCTGGGCCCCCTCCAGCTGGGCCAAGGTCCTTTGGATACCGTACGGCTCCCTCGGGTTCTTCTCTGCACCCCATCGTTCTGATGGAAACCTCTGGGCTGGGGACTGCAGTTCCAAGCCCCGATCAGCCCCCTTCACTCACCCCTGCAGGGCCCAGAACTGCCCTCCTGACCCTCACCCCCTTGGTCCCTGCTCCTCAGAAGCATTCTACGGTCCCATCAGAGGGAGCGGAGCCACCCCCGCATGAGAAAAGCACTCCTACCCAGCCAGCTGCGTAG